One Curtobacterium sp. BH-2-1-1 genomic region harbors:
- a CDS encoding VOC family protein, whose translation MSEPIVTPLGFSHVRLTVTDIRRSKAFYEQLFGMPPGSDFSDQIDDPTIHDDPWRTYGGCSFTFGGQTLGLRPVALAGDRFDADRVGLDHVSFRVASVDELHAAVGRLDAAGIEHGEVTGLPPFGLVILSVQDPDDVNLEFAAPRA comes from the coding sequence ATGAGCGAACCCATCGTCACGCCGCTCGGCTTCTCGCACGTCCGGTTGACGGTCACCGACATCCGACGCAGCAAGGCGTTCTACGAGCAGTTGTTCGGGATGCCGCCCGGGAGCGACTTCAGCGACCAGATCGACGACCCGACGATCCACGACGACCCGTGGCGGACCTACGGCGGGTGTTCCTTCACGTTCGGCGGGCAGACCCTGGGCCTGCGGCCGGTCGCGCTGGCGGGGGACCGGTTCGACGCCGACCGGGTCGGCCTCGACCACGTGTCGTTCCGGGTCGCCTCGGTCGACGAGCTGCACGCCGCGGTGGGCCGGCTCGACGCGGCGGGGATCGAGCACGGCGAGGTGACCGGCCTGCCGCCGTTCGGGCTCGTGATCCTGTCCGTGCAGGACCCGGACGACGTCAACCTGGAGTTCGCGGCGCCCCGGGCGTGA
- a CDS encoding DUF1345 domain-containing protein: MTTTRTTPRHEHRGPVAVAVLVNLALSLFLPDEVLFFPSWVVPLLGVLLLTPLIVFNPRRLTRETTWSRWLSTGLAVLLTVANQLTVVRTIDELLHGHPDGGAVLLTALQVWVSSIIAFGLVYWELDRGGPVARRQPGLWVTDRADFQFPQETDPKTAAWRPVYLDYLYVALTNMMAFSPTDTMPMTIRAKMIMAYQSIGGFILLALVISRAVNIIS, translated from the coding sequence GTGACGACGACGCGGACCACACCCCGGCACGAGCACCGCGGGCCGGTCGCCGTCGCCGTGCTGGTGAACCTCGCGCTGAGCCTGTTCCTGCCCGACGAGGTCCTGTTCTTCCCGTCCTGGGTGGTCCCGCTCCTCGGGGTGCTGCTCCTCACCCCGCTCATCGTGTTCAACCCTCGGCGGCTGACCCGTGAGACCACCTGGTCGCGGTGGCTGTCCACGGGCCTCGCGGTCCTGCTGACCGTCGCGAACCAGCTGACCGTCGTCCGCACGATCGACGAGCTGCTGCACGGGCACCCCGACGGCGGCGCGGTGCTCCTGACCGCCCTGCAGGTCTGGGTGAGCAGCATCATCGCGTTCGGGCTCGTGTACTGGGAGCTCGACCGGGGCGGCCCCGTCGCCCGACGGCAGCCGGGGCTGTGGGTGACCGACCGCGCCGACTTCCAGTTCCCGCAGGAGACCGACCCGAAGACAGCGGCCTGGCGGCCGGTGTACCTCGACTACCTCTACGTCGCGCTGACGAACATGATGGCGTTCAGCCCGACGGACACGATGCCGATGACCATCCGGGCGAAGATGATCATGGCCTACCAGTCGATCGGCGGGTTCATCCTGCTGGCGCTCGTGATCTCTCGCGCGGTCAACATCATCAGCTGA
- a CDS encoding SDR family oxidoreductase, protein MSKTWFITGASKGFGREWTEAALERGDSVAGTARNPDDVHDLVDQYPDTFLALQLDVTDRAADIAAVQRAAEHFGSLDVVVNNAGYGHFGMVEELTEDEVRAQLETNLFGALWVTQAALPIMREQGSGHIVQVSSIGGISAFPTVGAYHASKWALEGISQSLAQEVAGFGIHVTLVEPGGFSTDWSGPSSKHSEEIAAYADVREAASKRPSAADPGKPEATRSAILKVVDADEPPLRVFFGKAPLGIAERDYESRLATWREWQPVADEAHGA, encoded by the coding sequence ATGAGCAAGACCTGGTTCATCACCGGCGCGTCCAAGGGCTTCGGCCGCGAGTGGACGGAAGCGGCACTCGAGCGCGGGGACTCCGTCGCCGGGACCGCCCGCAACCCCGACGACGTGCACGACCTCGTCGACCAGTACCCGGACACGTTCCTCGCACTGCAGCTCGACGTCACCGACCGTGCGGCCGACATCGCCGCGGTCCAGCGTGCCGCCGAGCACTTCGGCTCCCTCGACGTCGTCGTCAACAACGCCGGCTACGGCCACTTCGGCATGGTCGAGGAGCTCACCGAGGACGAGGTGCGCGCGCAGCTCGAGACGAATCTGTTCGGTGCGCTCTGGGTCACCCAGGCGGCGCTGCCGATCATGCGCGAGCAGGGGTCCGGACACATCGTCCAGGTGTCGAGCATCGGCGGGATCAGTGCGTTCCCGACGGTCGGGGCGTACCACGCGTCGAAGTGGGCGCTCGAGGGGATCTCGCAGTCGCTGGCCCAGGAGGTCGCGGGCTTCGGCATCCACGTCACCCTCGTCGAGCCCGGCGGGTTCTCGACGGACTGGTCCGGTCCGTCCTCGAAGCACAGCGAGGAGATCGCCGCGTACGCCGACGTGCGCGAGGCCGCGTCCAAGCGCCCGTCCGCCGCCGACCCGGGCAAGCCGGAGGCGACCCGGTCGGCGATCCTGAAGGTCGTCGACGCGGACGAGCCGCCGCTGCGGGTGTTCTTCGGCAAGGCGCCGCTCGGCATCGCGGAGCGAGACTACGAGTCGCGGTTGGCGACCTGGCGCGAGTGGCAGCCGGTGGCCGATGAGGCGCACGGCGCCTGA
- a CDS encoding SDR family oxidoreductase, translating into MARNERLTLPDLGGRRVLVTGASDGIGLEIAARFAGAGAEVVVPVRNRDKGAAAVARITAQHPDASVLLEDLDLSSLESVSTLGERMRSEGTPIDVFVGNAGVMNPPERQTTRDGFELQFGTNHLGHVALVGALLPLLRAADGRVVMQSSVAAQRASIRWDDLQSERDYDVARAYGQSKLACALFALELGRRSRAGGWGITSAVSHPGVAPTSLLAARPEIGRSGDTVAVRLIRWLSARGLLVGTPASAAEPALLAATDADLDGGFVGPTGPGQLGGPAGRRKPWAPLLRDDDAARLWDVSESLVGSSVS; encoded by the coding sequence ATGGCACGGAACGAACGACTCACCCTCCCGGACCTCGGCGGGCGCCGGGTCCTGGTGACCGGAGCAAGCGACGGCATCGGACTGGAGATCGCCGCGCGCTTCGCCGGCGCCGGGGCGGAGGTGGTCGTGCCGGTGCGCAACCGCGACAAGGGAGCGGCGGCCGTCGCCCGGATCACCGCGCAGCACCCGGATGCATCCGTGCTGCTCGAGGACCTGGACCTCTCCTCGCTGGAGTCCGTGTCGACGCTCGGGGAGCGGATGCGGTCCGAGGGCACGCCGATCGACGTGTTCGTGGGGAACGCCGGCGTGATGAACCCGCCGGAGCGGCAGACGACCCGGGACGGCTTCGAGCTGCAGTTCGGCACGAACCACCTCGGGCACGTCGCACTCGTCGGCGCCCTGCTCCCCCTGCTCCGTGCCGCCGACGGTCGGGTCGTGATGCAGTCGAGCGTGGCGGCGCAGCGTGCCTCGATCCGGTGGGACGACCTGCAGTCCGAGCGGGACTACGACGTCGCGCGGGCGTACGGGCAGTCGAAGCTCGCGTGCGCGCTCTTCGCCCTCGAGCTCGGTCGGAGGAGCCGGGCCGGCGGGTGGGGGATCACGAGTGCGGTCAGCCACCCCGGCGTCGCACCCACGAGCCTGCTCGCCGCACGCCCGGAGATCGGACGCTCGGGCGACACCGTGGCCGTCCGGCTGATCCGCTGGCTGTCGGCGCGCGGGCTCCTCGTCGGGACCCCGGCCTCGGCTGCGGAGCCGGCACTGCTCGCGGCGACCGACGCGGACCTCGACGGCGGTTTCGTCGGTCCGACCGGACCCGGGCAGCTCGGCGGACCCGCCGGCCGTCGGAAGCCGTGGGCGCCGTTGCTCCGTGACGACGACGCCGCTCGGCTCTGGGACGTGTCGGAGTCGCTCGTCGGGAGTTCGGTCAGCTGA
- a CDS encoding nitrilase-related carbon-nitrogen hydrolase yields the protein MDVITGTPQPSPLHEDTGRPRRRLRVGLVQSRWLEDPAAHLAQLADGIATAAANGATAVFLPELTLSRYPGDTPATGAPKESAESLEDGPTVAFARARAAEHGVFVHASLYERPAADDRPEDPRGYNTAVLVAPDGTLVGRTRKTHIPISAGYYEDTYFRPGSDADAFPVYEPAGLGARVGLPTCWDEWFPEVARSYGLAGSEVLAYPTAIGSEPSFPAFDTAPIWRQVIVANGITSGQFMVVPNRWGDEGDITFYGSSFISDPFGRVLVEAPRDASVVLVADLDLDARTEWLRLFPFYVTRRPDLYGTLVAPVDEERHAYGARDAIDAAIAVAATPTGREVRA from the coding sequence ATGGACGTCATCACCGGCACACCGCAGCCGTCTCCCCTGCACGAGGACACCGGCCGACCCCGACGCCGCCTGCGCGTCGGCCTCGTGCAGTCCCGGTGGCTTGAGGATCCCGCGGCCCACCTTGCCCAGCTCGCGGACGGCATCGCGACGGCAGCGGCGAACGGCGCCACCGCGGTGTTCCTCCCCGAACTGACGCTCTCGCGCTACCCGGGCGACACCCCCGCGACCGGCGCACCGAAGGAGTCGGCCGAGTCGCTCGAGGACGGCCCGACGGTCGCGTTCGCCCGCGCCCGGGCGGCGGAGCACGGGGTGTTCGTGCACGCCTCGCTGTACGAGCGTCCGGCCGCCGACGACCGGCCCGAGGACCCGCGCGGCTACAACACGGCCGTCCTCGTCGCCCCGGACGGCACGCTGGTCGGACGGACGCGCAAGACGCACATCCCGATCAGCGCCGGCTACTACGAGGACACCTACTTCCGCCCGGGTTCCGACGCCGACGCCTTCCCGGTGTACGAGCCGGCCGGACTCGGCGCCCGTGTGGGCCTGCCGACCTGCTGGGACGAGTGGTTCCCCGAGGTCGCGCGGTCGTACGGTCTCGCCGGCAGCGAGGTCCTCGCGTACCCGACGGCGATCGGGTCCGAGCCGTCGTTCCCCGCGTTCGACACCGCCCCGATCTGGCGGCAGGTCATCGTGGCGAACGGCATCACCTCGGGGCAGTTCATGGTGGTCCCGAACCGCTGGGGCGACGAGGGCGACATCACCTTCTACGGCTCGTCGTTCATCTCCGACCCGTTCGGCCGCGTCCTCGTCGAGGCACCGCGCGATGCGAGTGTCGTGCTCGTCGCGGACCTCGACCTCGACGCCCGCACGGAGTGGCTCCGGCTCTTCCCTTTCTACGTCACGCGCCGTCCGGACCTGTACGGCACGCTCGTCGCCCCCGTCGACGAGGAACGCCACGCGTACGGCGCACGCGACGCGATCGACGCGGCCATCGCCGTGGCGGCGACCCCCACCGGACGCGAGGTGCGCGCATGA
- a CDS encoding helix-turn-helix transcriptional regulator codes for MIDRASLADFLRSRRTALQPEDVGLPRGQRRRTSGLRREEAALLSNMSVDYYARLERERGPQPSDQMLASIAQGLRLTIAERDHLFRLAGHEPPTAASGGDHVSPGMMRIFDRLADSPAEIVTELGETLQQTSLAAELTGDASGRRGDDRSIGYRWFDDPASRDVHPVEDHPFLSRMYASGLRTVIARRGPDSRAAHLAERLLATSEEFREVWARHEVGIRPRDVKTYRHPEVGLLTLQCQVLQDPESSQNLLVYTAEPGSETAERLRLLAVVGSAVGRA; via the coding sequence ATGATCGACCGAGCGTCCCTCGCGGACTTCCTCCGCAGCCGTCGGACGGCCCTGCAGCCCGAGGACGTCGGCCTGCCCCGGGGCCAGCGCCGTCGCACGAGCGGGCTGCGGCGCGAGGAGGCGGCGCTGCTGAGCAACATGTCCGTCGACTACTACGCGCGGCTGGAACGGGAGCGCGGACCGCAGCCGTCCGACCAGATGCTCGCGTCGATCGCGCAGGGCCTGCGCCTCACGATCGCGGAGCGCGACCATCTCTTCCGCCTCGCCGGACACGAGCCCCCGACCGCGGCGTCCGGCGGCGACCACGTCAGCCCCGGCATGATGCGCATCTTCGACCGACTCGCCGACAGCCCGGCCGAGATCGTCACCGAGCTGGGCGAGACGCTGCAGCAGACGTCCCTCGCCGCCGAACTCACCGGTGACGCCAGCGGCCGACGGGGCGACGACCGGAGCATCGGGTACCGGTGGTTCGACGACCCGGCGTCCCGAGACGTCCACCCGGTCGAGGACCACCCCTTCCTGTCCCGGATGTACGCCTCGGGTCTCCGCACCGTCATCGCTCGCCGCGGACCCGACTCCCGGGCCGCACACCTGGCCGAACGGCTGCTCGCGACGAGCGAGGAGTTCCGCGAGGTCTGGGCGCGCCACGAGGTCGGCATCCGCCCGCGTGACGTGAAGACCTACCGCCACCCCGAGGTCGGGCTGCTCACCCTGCAGTGCCAGGTGCTGCAGGACCCCGAGAGCTCGCAGAACCTGCTCGTGTACACCGCCGAACCCGGCAGCGAGACCGCCGAGCGACTCCGGCTGCTCGCCGTGGTCGGCTCGGCGGTCGGTCGCGCCTGA
- a CDS encoding VanZ family protein: MGTVLPGVIAFVVGVVLAVGALVPWTAWEYRRHGQLGFRRSLVAFGTLVYALALVTYTLLPLPDDVATMCRNTASPQLTPFAFLGDVAKEGGISGPRSLLSNPASAQVLFNVLLFVPLGALARHAVARRRVFVGLLVGLGAGFVVSLLIETTQLTGDWFLYPCSYRLFDVDDLLANTTGAVVGTLLAPLVGLLAGSGRTTDADAPRPVTAARRFSGMLADVLAIWLLSGTLSVGTALAWAIAGRDDQDPVLETLITAGALVAPFAQLVVVLATGRTLGEHVVRLRPAPTPGTGRRVVRWALGSGGWAALLAVDVPFSAFLAFVLAVTSVIAVWATRGRRGFALAVIRAEVEDDRVPARVG, from the coding sequence ATGGGAACCGTGCTGCCAGGCGTGATCGCGTTCGTCGTCGGGGTCGTCCTCGCCGTCGGGGCGCTCGTGCCGTGGACGGCGTGGGAGTACCGCCGTCACGGGCAGCTCGGCTTCCGACGCTCGCTCGTCGCGTTCGGCACGCTCGTCTACGCCCTCGCGCTCGTCACCTACACGCTGCTGCCGCTGCCCGACGACGTCGCGACGATGTGCCGGAACACGGCCTCGCCGCAGCTGACGCCGTTCGCGTTCCTCGGGGACGTCGCGAAGGAGGGCGGGATCTCCGGACCCCGGTCGCTGCTGTCCAACCCGGCGTCCGCGCAGGTCCTGTTCAACGTGCTGCTCTTCGTGCCCCTCGGTGCCCTCGCCCGGCACGCGGTCGCCCGGAGGCGCGTGTTCGTCGGCCTGCTCGTCGGGCTCGGCGCCGGGTTCGTGGTGTCCCTGCTCATCGAGACGACGCAGCTCACCGGCGACTGGTTCCTCTACCCGTGCTCGTACCGCCTCTTCGACGTCGACGACCTGCTCGCGAACACGACCGGCGCCGTGGTCGGCACGCTCCTCGCCCCGCTCGTGGGACTGCTCGCCGGGTCGGGGCGGACCACCGACGCGGATGCCCCTCGCCCGGTCACCGCGGCACGACGGTTCTCCGGCATGCTCGCCGACGTGCTGGCGATCTGGCTCCTGTCCGGCACGCTGAGCGTCGGGACCGCCCTGGCGTGGGCGATCGCCGGGCGGGACGACCAGGACCCGGTGCTCGAGACGCTCATCACCGCCGGTGCACTGGTCGCCCCGTTCGCACAGCTCGTGGTCGTGCTCGCGACGGGCCGGACACTCGGTGAGCACGTCGTCCGGCTCCGTCCGGCCCCGACACCGGGGACCGGGAGGCGCGTGGTGCGCTGGGCGCTCGGCTCCGGCGGGTGGGCGGCACTGCTCGCCGTGGACGTCCCGTTCTCCGCGTTCCTCGCGTTCGTGCTCGCGGTGACGTCGGTCATCGCGGTGTGGGCGACCCGCGGCCGGCGCGGGTTCGCGCTCGCGGTGATCCGGGCGGAGGTCGAGGACGACCGGGTGCCGGCGCGCGTCGGCTGA